In one window of Duganella dendranthematis DNA:
- a CDS encoding ABC transporter substrate-binding protein gives MQLTSFVKLVATAAIVMAGSAQAQEVVRLGNLKFAHYGAVSYIKEIAPKCGIKVEERVFAKGLDVMQAIIAGELDVGTTASEAAISGRAGGAPIYVVAGFAKGGAQLVSRADLKLKTVKDLKGKKVGVTRGGIQEVLLLAELQQNGLSVSDQPGKDVQLVFLAYADLNQALLGKQIDAMMQSEPQSSQAINKGFGSEIIKPYDTPIGEPIRTMVMTEKFYKEKRPLAEKFMNCFVQATKTFIDNKAVAEKYVREVVFKGQITKDDFDDAIGNSPYSYDITPEHIQTTTDVMVKTGVGRMSKPPVAKDWVKTDLLEAAKKSLGVK, from the coding sequence ATGCAACTGACATCGTTCGTGAAACTCGTCGCTACAGCGGCCATCGTGATGGCGGGCAGCGCGCAGGCGCAGGAAGTGGTCCGGCTGGGCAACCTCAAGTTTGCCCACTACGGCGCCGTCTCCTATATCAAGGAAATCGCCCCCAAGTGCGGCATCAAGGTCGAGGAGCGGGTGTTTGCCAAGGGCCTCGACGTGATGCAGGCGATTATCGCCGGCGAGCTCGATGTCGGCACCACCGCCTCCGAGGCGGCGATCTCGGGCCGCGCCGGCGGCGCGCCGATTTACGTGGTGGCCGGCTTTGCCAAGGGCGGCGCGCAACTGGTCAGCCGAGCCGACCTCAAGCTCAAAACCGTCAAGGATCTCAAGGGGAAGAAAGTCGGCGTCACGCGCGGCGGCATCCAGGAAGTGCTGCTGCTGGCCGAGTTGCAGCAAAACGGCCTGAGCGTTTCCGACCAGCCGGGCAAGGACGTGCAGCTGGTGTTCCTGGCCTACGCCGACTTGAACCAGGCGCTGCTGGGCAAGCAGATCGACGCCATGATGCAGTCCGAGCCGCAGTCGTCGCAGGCCATCAACAAGGGCTTCGGCAGCGAGATCATCAAGCCCTACGACACGCCGATCGGCGAGCCGATCCGCACCATGGTGATGACCGAGAAGTTCTATAAAGAGAAGCGGCCGCTGGCCGAAAAGTTCATGAACTGCTTCGTGCAGGCCACCAAGACCTTCATCGACAACAAGGCGGTGGCCGAGAAGTATGTACGCGAAGTAGTGTTCAAGGGCCAGATCACCAAGGACGACTTCGACGACGCCATCGGCAATTCGCCGTACAGCTACGACATCACGCCCGAGCACATCCAGACTACCACCGACGTCATGGTCAAGACCGGCGTCGGCCGCATGAGCAAGCCGCCGGTGGCCAAGGACTGGGTCAAGACCGACTTGCTGGAA